The following are encoded in a window of Pseudostreptobacillus hongkongensis genomic DNA:
- a CDS encoding ABC transporter permease: protein MNEKRRISLLFFILVMLFFYLPIIMLMVLSFNSTKAYEFKSFSLRWYIELFFRSPRLWQAFGRSLIIAITSSIISVIIALFGAIGIKWYNFKLKGYVKVLNYIPLIIPDLIIGVSLLLFFNMNFAKVPLGMLTIFIAHTTFNIPFSLFIIMSRLSEFDFSIVEASRDLGATEFQTLNKVILPTMTPGIVSAFLMSMTLSLDDFVITSFVTGTNSDTLPIQIYSMLKFGVSPTINALSTILIIGTLVLALSSRKLQKYMLS, encoded by the coding sequence ATGAATGAAAAAAGAAGAATTTCACTGTTATTTTTTATACTAGTTATGTTATTCTTTTATTTACCAATAATAATGTTAATGGTTTTATCATTTAATTCAACTAAGGCATATGAGTTTAAGTCATTTTCACTTAGATGGTATATAGAATTATTTTTTAGATCTCCAAGACTTTGGCAAGCATTTGGTAGAAGTTTAATAATAGCTATTACATCTTCTATTATATCTGTTATTATTGCCTTATTTGGGGCTATAGGTATAAAATGGTATAATTTTAAATTAAAAGGATATGTAAAAGTATTAAACTATATCCCTCTTATAATACCAGATTTAATAATAGGAGTTTCTTTACTTTTATTCTTTAATATGAATTTTGCAAAAGTTCCTTTAGGGATGTTAACAATATTTATAGCACATACGACATTTAATATTCCATTTTCATTGTTTATTATAATGTCTAGATTATCAGAGTTTGATTTTTCTATAGTTGAAGCTAGTCGTGATTTAGGTGCAACGGAATTTCAAACTTTAAATAAGGTTATATTACCGACTATGACACCAGGAATAGTATCTGCATTCTTAATGTCTATGACTTTATCATTAGATGACTTTGTAATAACAAGTTTTGTTACAGGTACAAATTCAGATACTTTACCTATACAAATATATTCAATGTTAAAATTTGGAGTTAGTCCAACTATTAATGCATTATCAACTATATTAATTATAGGAACATTAGTACTTGCTCTATCTTCAAGAAAATTACAAAAATATATGTTAAGTTAG
- a CDS encoding ABC transporter ATP-binding protein — protein MEKDLIIKNVSKSFGGDKILKDVSLTIKKGEFFSILGPSGCGKTTLLRMIAGFIYPDTGEISVNGVRIDKLPPEKRNVNTVFQNYALFPTMSVFDNVAFPLKLKGVAKSEIETQVLKYLDLVGLTEHRNKFPENLSGGQKQRVSIARALIGKPDVLLLDEPLSALDAKLRQKLLIELDTIHDEVGITFVFVTHDQEEALSVSDRIAVMNKGDILQVGTPNEIYEKPNDEFIADFIGETNFLTGEITEVHEKHAVAISDEIGEFKVELDKPVKVGDKVKLTLRPEKIKVDIKPPRENPKYKVLTGIVDEVIYSGFQSKLFIKVDGSNRIIRAFDQHREFLEEEELFVWKEKVYFYWNYEDAYLVEVL, from the coding sequence TTGGAAAAAGATTTAATTATTAAGAATGTATCAAAGAGTTTTGGTGGAGATAAAATTTTAAAAGATGTTAGTTTAACTATCAAAAAAGGTGAATTTTTCTCAATATTAGGACCAAGTGGTTGTGGTAAAACAACACTTTTAAGAATGATTGCTGGATTTATATATCCAGATACTGGTGAAATATCAGTAAATGGGGTAAGAATAGATAAATTACCTCCAGAAAAAAGAAATGTAAATACAGTATTTCAAAATTATGCTTTATTTCCAACAATGAGTGTATTTGATAATGTTGCATTCCCTTTAAAATTAAAAGGAGTAGCTAAATCAGAAATTGAAACACAAGTCTTAAAATATTTAGATTTAGTAGGTTTAACAGAACATAGAAATAAATTCCCTGAAAATTTATCAGGAGGACAAAAACAAAGAGTTTCTATAGCACGTGCATTAATAGGTAAACCAGATGTTTTATTATTAGATGAACCTTTATCTGCGCTTGATGCTAAACTTAGACAAAAATTATTAATAGAATTAGATACTATACATGATGAAGTTGGAATAACATTTGTGTTTGTAACTCATGATCAAGAAGAGGCATTATCTGTATCAGATAGAATTGCAGTAATGAATAAAGGAGATATACTACAAGTAGGAACTCCTAATGAAATTTATGAAAAACCTAATGATGAATTTATAGCAGATTTCATAGGTGAAACTAATTTCTTAACTGGAGAAATAACTGAGGTACATGAAAAACATGCAGTAGCAATTTCAGATGAAATAGGTGAATTTAAGGTTGAACTTGATAAGCCTGTAAAAGTAGGAGATAAGGTTAAATTAACTTTAAGACCTGAAAAAATTAAGGTTGATATTAAACCACCACGTGAAAATCCTAAGTATAAGGTTTTAACTGGAATAGTAGATGAAGTTATATATTCAGGATTCCAATCTAAATTATTTATTAAAGTTGATGGTTCAAATAGAATTATTAGAGCATTTGATCAACATAGAGAATTTTTAGAAGAAGAAGAACTATTCGTTTGGAAAGAAAAGGTGTATTTTTACTGGAATTATGAAGATGCTTATCTAGTGGAGGTACTATAA
- a CDS encoding prepilin-type N-terminal cleavage/methylation domain-containing protein: MKRLRRKKIVFGGFTLLEMICVISIIGILTTLAVPQITKYIDKANETKIISAVTELNNTAILMQAENKSKLEIGEIIKEVGSENLGVNMQVGSSSFKVGKFVGTFNLENEKVVANVTEPQATKYTLNGKL; this comes from the coding sequence ATGAAAAGACTACGACGAAAGAAAATTGTATTTGGAGGTTTTACTCTGCTTGAAATGATATGTGTTATTTCAATAATAGGGATTTTAACAACACTTGCAGTTCCACAAATTACTAAGTATATAGACAAGGCTAATGAAACCAAGATAATATCTGCTGTTACGGAACTTAATAATACAGCTATATTAATGCAAGCTGAAAATAAGTCTAAACTTGAAATTGGTGAGATAATAAAAGAAGTTGGATCTGAAAATCTTGGAGTTAATATGCAAGTTGGAAGTTCTAGTTTTAAAGTTGGAAAATTTGTAGGAACTTTTAATTTAGAAAATGAAAAGGTAGTGGCTAATGTAACTGAACCACAAGCTACTAAGTATACTTTAAATGGTAAGTTATAA
- a CDS encoding ABC transporter permease — protein sequence MAKKNVLQENSKLRYLYFLPITIWMSVFFAIPTAIIVYFSFLKKSAYGGINNYTSFTLKSYINIFSSPDIFNIVIKTLNLSVIITLITIILALPTSYFISRSKRKNLYLLLVIIPFWTNFLVRVFSIIALIGNNGIINKLLMKIFFLDRPLELLYNKAAVIIISVYIFLPYAILPLYTAIEKFDFSLIEAARDLGASNFKAHLKIFIPGIKNGIMTALVLTFVPAIGSYAVPDLVGGTDGLMLGNVIASKMFSLRDWPSASAISTLFILVTSIFVWIGMKADKDGDE from the coding sequence ATGGCTAAGAAGAATGTTTTACAAGAAAATTCTAAGCTAAGATATTTATATTTTCTTCCTATAACTATATGGATGAGTGTTTTCTTTGCAATACCAACTGCAATTATAGTATATTTTAGTTTTTTGAAAAAAAGTGCTTATGGTGGAATAAATAATTATACAAGTTTTACTTTAAAATCTTATATTAATATATTTTCATCACCAGATATATTTAATATAGTAATTAAGACTTTAAATTTATCAGTTATTATTACTTTAATTACAATAATACTGGCACTACCAACATCTTATTTTATATCAAGATCTAAAAGGAAAAATTTATATTTATTATTAGTTATCATACCTTTTTGGACTAACTTTTTAGTAAGAGTATTTTCTATAATCGCTCTTATAGGTAATAACGGGATAATAAATAAGCTTTTAATGAAAATATTCTTTTTAGATAGACCTCTTGAACTATTGTATAATAAAGCAGCAGTAATAATTATAAGTGTATATATATTCTTACCTTATGCAATATTACCTTTATATACAGCTATAGAAAAATTTGATTTTTCATTAATAGAGGCAGCAAGAGATTTAGGAGCTAGTAACTTTAAAGCTCATTTGAAAATATTTATACCGGGTATAAAAAATGGAATTATGACTGCATTAGTTTTAACATTTGTTCCTGCAATAGGTTCATATGCTGTTCCTGATTTAGTAGGAGGAACTGATGGATTAATGCTTGGTAATGTTATAGCATCTAAGATGTTTAGTTTAAGAGACTGGCCTTCTGCATCAGCTATATCTACATTATTTATATTAGTAACATCTATATTTGTATGGATAGGTATGAAAGCAGATAAGGATGGTGATGAATAA
- a CDS encoding type II secretion system protein GspD has protein sequence MKKLIILLLVISIVFPKNKYIKDEDMKKAKSISIEKVEKHVNKSKPKDNKIISEYRLQNLNTKDTIKNLNGLFDLELRELDNSIIMVGNKENILKLKEILHKIDRKKRQVLIKLNIIDTSYNLFDRLGFNWKLGSAKGENGYIAEFLDNKLSLGSLLNIGGNILDINIDALKEKGELSVKSTPSILVVEGSSGELKITDEMIINFGNKENKGIKSYEAGIIIKVKPKIVYKSYNEYIQMEIYTEISNFKLGTKSSNGKSQNILETEMIVKNNESIFIGGIESQGYKIYQNGVTGLSEIPIFGTFFKKRNNSKEKRSLYIEIESRIIE, from the coding sequence TTGAAAAAGTTAATTATACTTTTATTGGTTATAAGTATTGTATTTCCTAAAAATAAATATATTAAAGATGAGGATATGAAGAAAGCTAAAAGTATAAGTATAGAAAAGGTAGAAAAACATGTAAATAAATCTAAACCTAAAGATAATAAAATAATTTCAGAATACAGATTACAGAATTTAAATACAAAAGATACTATAAAAAATTTAAATGGTTTATTTGATTTGGAGTTAAGGGAACTTGATAATTCTATAATTATGGTTGGTAATAAAGAAAATATATTGAAATTGAAAGAAATATTACATAAGATAGACAGAAAAAAAAGACAAGTACTTATTAAGTTAAATATTATAGATACTAGTTATAACTTATTTGATAGATTAGGTTTTAACTGGAAATTGGGATCTGCTAAGGGGGAAAATGGATATATAGCAGAATTTTTAGATAATAAATTATCCTTAGGTAGTCTATTAAATATAGGAGGTAATATTTTAGATATAAATATAGATGCTTTAAAAGAAAAAGGGGAATTAAGTGTGAAATCTACACCATCAATTTTAGTTGTAGAAGGCTCAAGTGGAGAACTTAAAATTACTGATGAGATGATAATTAATTTTGGTAATAAAGAAAATAAAGGTATTAAAAGTTATGAAGCAGGTATTATTATTAAAGTTAAACCTAAAATAGTATATAAGTCATATAATGAGTATATACAAATGGAGATATATACTGAAATAAGTAATTTTAAGTTAGGAACTAAATCAAGTAATGGCAAGTCACAAAACATACTGGAAACAGAAATGATAGTAAAGAATAATGAAAGTATATTTATAGGTGGAATTGAAAGCCAGGGATACAAAATATATCAAAATGGTGTTACAGGGTTATCAGAGATTCCTATATTTGGGACTTTTTTTAAGAAAAGAAATAATAGTAAAGAAAAAAGAAGTTTATATATAGAAATAGAATCAAGGATAATAGAATAA
- a CDS encoding type II secretion system F family protein, translating into MKFKQYFIIKLESLVSADVELIEALNILINIFKDSEKQKIIKIKKLLESGNSLVRSFSELSTDKELKMFMKIAEKSGNLKEVLKILKEKYEFEDNLKKETLNILIYPIMILLLSVIILLVMLIFIVPQFVEIYKEMNAELPKITKIVIYLSELIFNEYIYIIFFLISIIFLLLLIKKKFKEEIDKYVLYIPYFKNKYLLEFSQNIYILLLSGLDLVEALNYNVDIDNTYLRREYKKISVKLSKGVNIHKTFYSCPIFNEEYVSFIEIGERTGNLKKNFEYLKKIYMEKITVESKMFIKIIEPLSIILIAFFISIIIFSIMLPIFKMGDNII; encoded by the coding sequence ATGAAATTTAAACAGTATTTTATAATAAAATTAGAAAGTTTAGTAAGTGCAGATGTAGAATTAATAGAAGCCTTAAATATACTCATAAATATATTTAAAGATAGTGAAAAACAGAAAATAATTAAAATAAAAAAATTATTAGAATCAGGTAATAGTTTGGTTAGATCATTTTCTGAATTGAGTACAGATAAAGAACTTAAAATGTTTATGAAAATAGCAGAAAAAAGTGGAAATTTAAAAGAAGTTCTTAAAATATTAAAAGAAAAATATGAATTTGAGGATAATTTAAAAAAAGAAACTTTAAATATACTGATATACCCTATTATGATTTTATTATTATCAGTTATTATTCTTTTAGTAATGCTAATATTTATAGTACCTCAATTTGTTGAGATATATAAGGAAATGAATGCAGAATTACCTAAAATAACAAAAATAGTAATATATTTAAGTGAACTAATTTTTAATGAATATATCTATATTATATTTTTCTTGATTTCTATTATTTTTTTATTATTACTTATTAAGAAAAAATTTAAAGAAGAGATAGATAAATATGTTTTATACATACCATATTTTAAAAATAAGTATTTATTGGAATTTTCACAAAATATATACATATTACTTTTATCGGGCTTAGATTTAGTTGAAGCACTAAATTATAATGTTGATATTGATAATACATACTTAAGGAGAGAATATAAAAAAATAAGTGTAAAACTAAGTAAGGGTGTTAATATACATAAAACTTTCTATTCATGCCCTATATTTAATGAAGAATATGTTTCTTTTATAGAGATAGGAGAAAGAACAGGAAATCTTAAAAAAAACTTCGAATATTTAAAAAAAATATACATGGAAAAAATTACAGTAGAATCAAAAATGTTTATTAAAATCATAGAACCTTTATCTATTATTTTAATTGCCTTCTTTATTTCTATCATTATTTTTTCTATTATGTTGCCCATATTTAAGATGGGAGATAATATAATTTGA
- a CDS encoding prepilin peptidase: MVSYKIVLFIIFILISYYDFRYKIIPDRLLLLLLIICIFNFKSIESMYVGMAIYSFPLFLIWLLEVHLDKELIGLGDIKLIILLGLYKGMVTVSYLYTYFTLVCIISLIYILIIKLIGKKDKYIPFAPMLILGMIFMGL; this comes from the coding sequence ATGGTAAGTTATAAAATAGTTCTTTTCATAATTTTTATACTTATTTCATATTATGATTTTAGATATAAGATAATACCAGATAGATTACTTTTGTTACTTTTAATAATATGTATTTTTAATTTTAAAAGTATAGAAAGCATGTATGTAGGAATGGCTATATATAGTTTTCCATTATTTTTAATATGGTTATTAGAAGTACATTTAGATAAAGAACTTATAGGTTTAGGTGATATTAAATTAATTATATTATTAGGGTTATATAAGGGAATGGTTACAGTTTCCTACCTATATACATATTTTACTTTAGTTTGTATTATTTCACTTATATATATACTAATAATAAAACTTATAGGTAAAAAAGATAAGTATATACCATTTGCACCTATGCTTATACTAGGAATGATTTTTATGGGGTTATAA